Proteins from a genomic interval of Ferrovibrio terrae:
- a CDS encoding DUF4159 domain-containing protein gives MLSLGALAFATPWALAALISLPVLWWLLRITPPQPRQVTFPPLRLLLLLQPKEETPAHTPWWLLLLRLLIAALAILALAEPILNPQVAQRDSQALVLVIDDGWTGAPRWREKLVRADTLLEAAERDGRPAVLITTAAPANGEAMQPSLLMPAADLRPIVAGLQPKAWTSDRAALVQALLQARLPESANVVWISDGLREDETGASTYTLAEFLQRLGPLSVITSPDDATLALLPPVTSAQGDTVTLRRSANVTGEQGATLRAVTDQGRVLSRERMTFAARSETATLKLDLPSELRNQLSRLEIEEQPSAGTVQLLDDRWRRRPVGLVTGGAVETRQPLLGDLFYLDRALSPYAELRSAPVAELLQREIAVIVLADVAQVVASETRQLEQWIDNGGVLLRFAGPRMAEATDNLLPVKLRQGSRQLGGALSWSQPQRLGATPETSPFFGLGGSNDVTVSRQVLAEPEAQLGEKTWLRLEDGTPLATATQRGKGWLILVHTTANTLWSDLALSGFYVEMLRKVIDLSQGIGGTGEAADTPLPPLGVLDGFGRAVEPGPAVQPIAPRAIATTKPGPRHPPGWYGRLDSRQSLNTANAETKLLPVLNWPAGVAELRLDGQNRELHLLPWLMGAALLLFLADWLIGLGLRGLLLALRRRPAAAMLAVALLLLPGMTEAQQQRRTTLTANDEFALKASLDLRLAYVVTGQADIDQMSRAGLYGLTEVLYRRTSIEAAEPIGVNLEADDISLVPFLYWPITPQQPQLSDAALRRLDLFMKTGGMILFDTRDQAMGLSGTAASPNTEKLRQLLSRLDIPPLMPVPDDHVLTKAFYLMQDFPGRYSGGTLWVERNPGGDKDGVTSIVIGSHDFAAAWAIDNNGRPLAVTVPNLPRQREFAYRFGINLLVYTMTGNYKADQVHVPALLERLGN, from the coding sequence ATGCTGTCGCTTGGTGCACTTGCTTTCGCCACACCCTGGGCGCTCGCCGCACTGATCAGCCTGCCGGTGCTGTGGTGGCTGCTGCGCATCACGCCGCCGCAGCCCAGACAGGTCACCTTCCCGCCGCTGCGCCTGCTACTTCTGCTGCAGCCCAAGGAAGAGACGCCGGCGCATACACCCTGGTGGCTGCTGCTGCTGCGCCTGCTGATCGCAGCGCTGGCGATTCTCGCCCTCGCCGAACCCATCCTCAATCCGCAAGTGGCGCAGCGCGACAGCCAGGCGCTGGTGCTGGTGATCGACGACGGCTGGACCGGTGCGCCGCGCTGGCGCGAAAAGCTGGTCCGCGCCGACACGCTGCTCGAAGCCGCCGAACGCGATGGCCGCCCTGCCGTGCTGATCACCACCGCGGCACCCGCGAACGGCGAAGCGATGCAGCCCTCGCTGCTGATGCCAGCGGCCGATCTGCGCCCCATTGTGGCCGGCCTGCAGCCCAAGGCCTGGACCAGCGACCGTGCTGCCCTGGTGCAAGCACTGCTGCAGGCCCGTCTGCCCGAAAGCGCCAATGTGGTCTGGATCAGCGACGGCCTGCGCGAGGATGAAACCGGCGCGAGCACCTATACGCTGGCCGAGTTCCTGCAGCGGCTTGGCCCGCTCAGCGTCATCACCTCGCCAGACGATGCCACCCTGGCGCTGTTGCCGCCCGTCACCAGCGCGCAGGGTGACACTGTTACCTTGCGCCGCAGCGCCAATGTCACCGGTGAGCAGGGCGCGACGCTCCGTGCCGTCACCGACCAGGGCCGCGTCTTGTCGCGCGAGCGCATGACGTTTGCAGCGCGTTCGGAAACCGCGACGCTGAAGCTCGACCTGCCGAGTGAATTGCGCAATCAGCTGTCGCGTCTTGAAATCGAGGAACAGCCAAGCGCCGGCACCGTGCAACTGCTGGATGACCGCTGGCGTCGCCGCCCGGTCGGGCTGGTCACCGGCGGCGCGGTGGAAACGCGGCAACCCCTGCTGGGCGACCTGTTCTATCTCGATCGCGCGCTGAGCCCTTATGCCGAACTGCGCTCGGCACCGGTGGCCGAACTGCTGCAGCGCGAGATCGCCGTGATCGTGCTGGCCGACGTGGCCCAGGTGGTGGCGAGCGAAACACGTCAGCTGGAGCAATGGATCGATAATGGCGGCGTGCTGCTGCGCTTTGCCGGCCCACGCATGGCCGAGGCGACCGATAACCTGCTGCCGGTGAAGCTGCGGCAGGGTTCGCGGCAACTCGGCGGCGCACTCTCCTGGTCCCAGCCGCAGCGGCTCGGCGCCACGCCCGAGACCAGTCCCTTCTTCGGCCTCGGCGGCAGCAATGATGTGACCGTCAGCCGCCAGGTGCTGGCCGAACCGGAAGCGCAGCTGGGGGAGAAGACCTGGCTGCGACTGGAAGACGGCACCCCGCTCGCCACCGCCACACAGCGCGGCAAAGGCTGGCTGATTCTGGTTCACACCACCGCCAACACGCTATGGTCCGATCTGGCGCTCAGCGGGTTCTATGTCGAAATGCTGCGCAAGGTGATCGATCTTTCCCAAGGCATCGGCGGCACCGGCGAAGCCGCCGACACGCCGTTGCCGCCGCTCGGGGTGCTGGACGGTTTCGGCCGCGCCGTCGAACCAGGCCCGGCCGTGCAGCCGATTGCACCGCGTGCCATCGCTACCACCAAGCCCGGCCCGCGCCATCCGCCCGGCTGGTATGGCCGCCTCGATAGCCGCCAATCGCTCAACACCGCCAATGCCGAGACGAAACTGCTGCCGGTGCTGAACTGGCCGGCCGGCGTCGCCGAACTGCGGCTGGATGGCCAGAATCGCGAACTGCATCTGCTGCCCTGGTTGATGGGCGCGGCTCTGCTGCTGTTCCTCGCCGACTGGCTGATCGGCCTTGGCCTGCGCGGCCTGCTCCTGGCACTGCGTCGCCGTCCGGCTGCGGCCATGCTCGCCGTTGCCCTTCTGCTGCTGCCGGGCATGACGGAGGCGCAGCAGCAGCGCCGCACTACGCTGACCGCCAATGACGAGTTCGCCCTGAAAGCCTCACTTGACCTGCGGCTGGCCTATGTCGTCACCGGCCAGGCCGATATCGACCAGATGAGCCGCGCCGGTCTCTACGGCCTGACCGAGGTTCTGTATCGCCGCACCTCTATCGAGGCGGCCGAGCCGATCGGCGTCAATCTGGAAGCCGACGACATTTCGCTGGTGCCCTTCCTGTACTGGCCGATCACGCCGCAACAGCCTCAGCTTTCCGACGCTGCGCTGCGCCGGCTGGACCTGTTCATGAAGACGGGTGGCATGATCCTGTTTGACACGCGCGATCAGGCGATGGGCCTGAGCGGCACAGCGGCCAGCCCGAATACCGAAAAGCTGCGTCAACTGCTGTCGCGTCTGGATATTCCGCCGCTGATGCCGGTGCCGGACGACCACGTGCTGACCAAGGCCTTCTACCTGATGCAGGACTTCCCCGGCCGCTATTCCGGCGGCACGCTCTGGGTCGAGCGCAATCCTGGTGGTGACAAGGATGGCGTCACCTCCATCGTGATCGGCAGCCATGACTTCGCCGCCGCCTGGGCGATCGACAATAATGGCCGGCCGCTGGCCGTCACAGTGCCGAACCTGCCGCGCCAGCGCGAATTTGCCTATCGCTTCGGCATCAACCTGCTGGTGTATACGATGACCGGCAACTACAAAGCCGACCAGGTCCATGTGCCGGCGCTGCTTGAGCGCCTGGGGAATTGA
- a CDS encoding AAA family ATPase, with translation MHNLSDTAEHILPEIERVGGRLVTARDAVGRVIFGQGDVVEETLITLLAGGHALLVGVPGLAKTKLVETLAKVLGLDARRVQFTPDLMPADIVGSEVLEESETGRRSFRFIPGPVFCQLLMADEINRASPRTQSALLQAMQERQVSVAGQRHDLPAPFHVLATQNPLEQEGTYPLPEAQLDRFLLQIDVRYPDREAERRMLFATTGATEESIPTVLNAADLMAAQRLVRRIPVGESVVEAILNLVRAGRPEESDVPGLADLVAWGPGPRASQALMLAVRARALLQGRLAPSIDDVLALAGPILRHRMALTFAARAEGVTVSDVIAKLTAPLR, from the coding sequence ATGCACAATTTGAGCGATACCGCCGAACATATCCTTCCTGAGATCGAACGGGTCGGCGGCCGTCTCGTTACCGCCCGCGATGCGGTCGGCCGGGTGATCTTCGGTCAGGGCGACGTTGTCGAGGAAACCCTGATAACTCTGCTCGCCGGCGGGCATGCCCTGCTGGTCGGCGTACCGGGCCTGGCGAAGACCAAACTGGTCGAAACGCTGGCCAAGGTTCTGGGCCTCGACGCCCGCCGCGTGCAGTTCACCCCTGACCTCATGCCGGCCGACATCGTCGGCTCGGAAGTGCTGGAAGAAAGCGAAACCGGGCGTCGCTCGTTCCGCTTCATCCCGGGTCCAGTCTTCTGCCAGCTGCTGATGGCCGACGAAATCAACCGCGCCAGCCCACGCACGCAGTCTGCCTTGCTGCAGGCGATGCAGGAGCGCCAGGTTTCGGTGGCCGGGCAGCGTCACGACCTGCCGGCACCTTTCCATGTGCTGGCGACGCAGAATCCGCTGGAGCAGGAGGGCACCTATCCGCTGCCCGAAGCCCAGCTCGACCGCTTCCTGCTGCAGATTGACGTGCGCTATCCCGACCGCGAGGCCGAGCGCCGCATGCTGTTCGCCACCACCGGCGCGACGGAAGAATCGATCCCGACCGTGCTGAACGCTGCCGACCTGATGGCGGCCCAGCGTCTGGTCCGCCGTATTCCGGTCGGCGAGAGCGTGGTGGAAGCCATCCTCAATCTCGTTCGCGCCGGCCGGCCGGAGGAAAGTGACGTACCGGGTCTGGCCGATCTGGTCGCCTGGGGTCCCGGTCCGCGCGCCAGCCAGGCTCTGATGTTGGCGGTACGCGCCCGCGCACTGCTGCAGGGTCGCCTGGCGCCCTCGATCGACGATGTGCTGGCGCTTGCCGGCCCGATCCTGCGGCACCGCATGGCGTTGACCTTCGCCGCCCGCGCCGAAGGCGTCACCGTCTCCGACGTCATCGCCAAGCTGACCGCGCCGCTGCGGTAA
- a CDS encoding DUF1285 domain-containing protein — protein MRIARNGSWHYMGSPISRPAMVKLFASILRREADDSYVLVTPVEKCGIRVDDAPFVAVEATVAGEGAARLIVFRTNVDDVVPLDAEHPLRVSVHPETGEPSPYLLVRDRLEALIARPVYYQLVEMAEERSVDGKIMLGVESAGQFFVLGEMP, from the coding sequence ATGCGGATCGCCCGGAACGGGAGCTGGCACTATATGGGGTCGCCAATTTCGCGACCTGCCATGGTCAAGCTCTTTGCCAGTATATTGCGGCGCGAAGCCGACGACAGTTACGTTCTGGTGACGCCGGTGGAGAAATGCGGCATCCGGGTCGACGACGCCCCCTTCGTTGCCGTTGAGGCAACCGTGGCGGGGGAGGGTGCCGCCCGGCTGATCGTTTTCCGCACCAATGTCGACGACGTCGTGCCGCTGGATGCCGAGCATCCGCTGCGGGTCAGCGTTCATCCTGAGACCGGCGAGCCGTCGCCCTATCTGCTGGTGCGCGACCGACTCGAGGCGCTGATCGCGCGGCCAGTCTATTACCAACTGGTTGAGATGGCGGAAGAGCGCAGCGTCGACGGCAAGATCATGCTGGGTGTCGAAAGCGCCGGGCAGTTTTTCGTTCTGGGTGAAATGCCGTGA
- a CDS encoding DUF58 domain-containing protein — MAVAVAAGTTANARRQRAEHFAAFLPPLLVAAERVAATVEQGVHGRRRVGPGDAFWQFRRYSQGDSLTRIDWRQTAKRQAAFIRENEWEAAESVWLWRDPSPSMRWKSDLGMEQKDERGDLLLLALASLLLRGGERVALLGHPQRPASGRMVMERIAERLIRSRFETAEASLPPIQPLPRYAHIVLLGDFLYPVPEIAARLRALADMGVKGTVLRLVDPAEEDFPYKGRTRFLGLEGEYPLLVPRAETMGDDWRATFAAHQAELAEVCRRLGWRHIKHRTDRGPQTALLTLYQSLQGERALPTGR, encoded by the coding sequence ATGGCGGTAGCGGTCGCGGCCGGAACTACAGCTAACGCACGGCGCCAGCGCGCCGAACACTTCGCCGCATTCCTGCCGCCGCTGCTGGTGGCGGCCGAGCGCGTCGCTGCGACCGTCGAACAGGGCGTCCATGGCCGCCGCCGTGTCGGCCCCGGCGACGCCTTCTGGCAGTTCCGCCGCTACAGCCAGGGTGACTCGCTGACGCGCATCGACTGGCGTCAGACCGCCAAACGCCAGGCCGCCTTCATCCGGGAGAACGAGTGGGAAGCCGCCGAAAGCGTCTGGCTGTGGCGCGACCCCTCGCCCTCCATGCGCTGGAAATCCGATCTTGGCATGGAGCAGAAGGACGAACGTGGCGACCTGTTGCTGCTGGCGCTGGCCAGCCTGCTGCTGCGCGGCGGCGAACGCGTCGCCCTGCTCGGGCATCCGCAGCGCCCGGCCTCGGGTCGCATGGTCATGGAGCGCATCGCCGAACGTCTGATCCGTTCGCGCTTTGAAACCGCCGAGGCCAGCCTGCCGCCGATCCAGCCGCTGCCGCGCTATGCCCATATCGTTCTGCTCGGCGATTTCCTGTATCCGGTGCCCGAGATCGCCGCACGCCTGCGCGCGCTCGCCGATATGGGCGTGAAGGGCACCGTGCTGCGTCTCGTCGATCCGGCCGAAGAAGACTTCCCCTACAAGGGCCGCACGCGGTTCCTCGGTCTGGAAGGCGAATACCCGCTGCTGGTGCCGCGCGCCGAAACCATGGGCGACGACTGGCGCGCGACATTCGCGGCGCATCAGGCTGAACTGGCCGAGGTCTGCCGCCGGCTCGGCTGGCGCCACATCAAGCATCGCACGGATCGGGGACCGCAAACCGCCCTGCTGACGCTGTATCAATCCCTGCAGGGCGAACGCGCCCTGCCAACCGGCCGTTAA
- a CDS encoding DUF3772 domain-containing protein gives MIFRPIHFLLSLALLLCLLVMPAVSAGAQQPATGTSSPGALTPTDWNAALSPITRQLRDPRMDDEGFAVLRADLDRLRVHATTERDQFRQVATATQSQLDALGPPPAAGQPREAAAVTESRRQLAVRLQSAQDSTKQAELALTRIVALQDEVADEARRQFTRQLLYRGASPFNPDFWRGGFDDIGATSAQVMAIPAQWWAADQGRRPGHSTLLQIVIVVAIAGALLVPTQRWLRRNYGILPENEDPSPVRRTIAAFTVLIGRTAMPLVVLWAAYGVLLGNGWLEGLVGSMVLMLMQAVSTALLAYGLAHATLAPHQPAWALIPLSEPERDKLLRRTAAVAVGMILLAVLVAPSRVPDFSFAGRNMVIAAVALFLFISNLAFSDPRVWRSLPDEWRPLRLLSGLIFGLNLVALVAMLLGYYGAAAFLSYGLLGSALSLGAYALVRIAVRDGLANLAENPDSRFRTWRQSLGLSGPMSTTSQLLLGLLADIILFLLLLAGLAVSWGVSRATLVSYMLELFYGVTIGPVTISLGNILTAVVVLVIGIGITRLLSGGLNSRLETQAGIDPGVRNSMVTGLTYVGYLLAIVAGVGVVGLDLSNLAIIAGALSVGIGFGLQNIVNNFVSGLILLIERPVKVGDWVVVGTREGYVRRINVRSTEIETFPRASVIIPNSELISQSVMNWTHRNRLGRIDIQINLSYNADLEKAREVLLKCLTEHPDILSMPAPLVVFREFEAGTLLFALRGHISDVEKRHIIESDLRFAIHKALKESGVGLPYGGPNTLHLADIERLEKALGGLRAAQDRPKSDGQA, from the coding sequence ATGATATTCCGACCGATCCATTTTCTGCTCTCTCTGGCCCTGCTGCTTTGCCTGCTGGTGATGCCGGCCGTGTCCGCAGGCGCCCAGCAGCCAGCCACCGGCACGTCCTCCCCGGGCGCACTGACGCCGACCGACTGGAATGCCGCCCTGTCGCCGATCACGCGCCAGCTGCGCGATCCCCGCATGGACGACGAGGGCTTTGCGGTGCTGCGCGCCGATCTCGACCGGCTGCGCGTGCATGCCACCACCGAGCGCGACCAGTTCCGCCAGGTGGCGACGGCCACGCAGTCTCAGCTCGATGCGCTCGGGCCCCCACCTGCAGCCGGCCAGCCGCGCGAGGCTGCGGCAGTGACAGAGTCGCGCCGCCAACTCGCTGTGCGGCTGCAATCGGCGCAGGACAGCACCAAGCAGGCCGAACTGGCGCTGACGCGCATCGTCGCGCTGCAGGACGAAGTGGCCGATGAAGCGCGCCGGCAGTTCACGCGGCAGCTGCTATATCGTGGCGCCTCGCCATTCAATCCCGATTTCTGGCGCGGCGGCTTTGACGATATAGGCGCGACTTCAGCCCAGGTGATGGCAATCCCGGCGCAGTGGTGGGCGGCCGACCAGGGCCGTCGTCCGGGACACAGCACGTTGCTGCAGATCGTGATCGTGGTGGCTATTGCGGGTGCCCTGCTGGTGCCTACGCAGCGCTGGCTCCGCCGCAATTACGGCATCCTTCCTGAAAACGAAGACCCGTCACCGGTTCGCCGTACCATTGCCGCCTTCACGGTCCTCATCGGGCGTACGGCCATGCCGCTCGTTGTGCTGTGGGCCGCTTACGGCGTACTGCTTGGGAACGGCTGGCTGGAGGGCCTGGTCGGCAGCATGGTGCTGATGCTGATGCAGGCGGTGTCCACTGCACTGCTGGCCTATGGTCTGGCCCATGCGACGCTGGCGCCGCACCAGCCGGCCTGGGCACTGATCCCGCTGTCCGAGCCGGAACGGGACAAACTTTTGCGCCGTACCGCCGCCGTGGCGGTTGGCATGATCCTGCTGGCTGTGCTGGTGGCGCCGTCGCGCGTGCCGGATTTCAGTTTCGCCGGGCGCAACATGGTAATCGCCGCGGTGGCGTTATTCCTGTTCATTTCCAACCTGGCTTTTTCCGATCCGCGGGTCTGGCGTTCGCTGCCGGACGAGTGGCGACCGCTGCGCCTGCTGTCAGGACTGATCTTCGGTCTCAATCTGGTCGCGCTGGTGGCGATGCTGCTGGGCTATTACGGCGCTGCCGCTTTCCTGTCCTACGGTTTGCTCGGTTCCGCGCTGAGTCTCGGCGCCTATGCACTGGTGCGCATCGCTGTCCGTGACGGCCTCGCCAATCTGGCCGAGAATCCGGACAGCCGCTTCCGCACCTGGCGGCAGTCGCTGGGCCTAAGCGGCCCGATGAGCACCACCAGCCAGCTGCTGCTTGGCCTGCTGGCCGATATCATACTGTTCCTCCTGCTGCTGGCCGGCCTTGCCGTGTCCTGGGGTGTCAGCCGCGCCACGCTGGTCAGCTACATGCTCGAGCTGTTCTACGGCGTCACCATCGGGCCGGTCACAATCTCACTCGGTAACATCCTGACCGCAGTTGTTGTGCTGGTGATTGGCATCGGCATCACGCGACTGCTGAGTGGCGGCCTCAATTCCCGGTTGGAAACGCAGGCCGGCATCGATCCTGGCGTGCGCAATTCGATGGTCACCGGCCTGACATATGTCGGTTACCTGCTCGCCATCGTCGCCGGCGTCGGCGTGGTCGGCCTCGACCTGTCGAACCTCGCGATCATCGCCGGCGCGCTTTCGGTCGGTATCGGTTTCGGCCTGCAGAACATCGTCAACAACTTCGTCTCTGGTCTGATCCTGCTGATCGAACGGCCCGTGAAAGTCGGTGACTGGGTGGTGGTCGGCACCCGCGAAGGCTATGTCCGCCGCATCAACGTGCGCTCGACCGAGATTGAGACTTTCCCGCGCGCCTCGGTGATCATTCCGAATTCCGAGCTGATCTCGCAATCGGTGATGAACTGGACGCACCGCAATCGTCTGGGGCGCATCGATATCCAGATCAACCTGTCCTACAATGCCGACCTTGAGAAGGCGCGCGAGGTGCTGCTGAAATGCCTGACCGAGCATCCAGACATCCTCAGTATGCCGGCACCTCTGGTGGTATTCCGTGAATTCGAGGCCGGCACGCTGCTGTTCGCGTTGCGCGGTCATATCTCCGATGTCGAAAAACGCCACATCATCGAAAGCGATCTGCGCTTCGCGATTCACAAGGCTTTGAAGGAAAGCGGCGTCGGACTGCCTTATGGCGGGCCCAACACGCTGCATCTTGCCGATATCGAAAGGCTGGAAAAAGCTTTGGGCGGCCTGCGTGCTGCGCAGGACCGCCCAAAGTCAGACGGTCAGGCTTAG
- a CDS encoding LysR family transcriptional regulator, with protein MDHLADLAVFARVVEQESFSGAAESLGLSKSAVSKQISRLEQRLGAQLLQRTTRKLSLTETGRIVLEHAQRVLVEAEAAEAAVQNLQALPRGLLRVNLPMSFGLNYVAPLLPELLALCPELKVDLTFNDRTIDLLEEEVDVAIRIGANLADSTLTARRLAPVRSITCAAESYLRKAGVPLKPDDLRQHECLLYKYLPEPGLWRYEGPGGPYAVKVSGRLTTNNGDSLRDAAIAGHGIARLPSFIVGPDIAQKRLVSLLETYEPAPLGIYAVYPAQRYLTPKVRAFIDFYAGRFGPEPPWECVLADTARARNASGNMKSA; from the coding sequence ATGGACCATCTGGCTGACTTGGCCGTGTTTGCCCGCGTGGTGGAGCAGGAGAGCTTCAGCGGGGCGGCCGAGAGCCTCGGCCTGTCGAAATCGGCCGTGTCGAAACAGATTTCCCGGCTGGAGCAGCGGCTCGGTGCCCAGCTGCTGCAGCGGACGACGCGAAAACTCTCGCTGACCGAAACCGGCCGCATCGTGCTGGAACATGCCCAGCGTGTGTTGGTCGAGGCCGAAGCCGCCGAAGCCGCCGTGCAGAATCTGCAGGCGCTGCCGCGCGGCCTGCTGCGGGTGAACCTGCCGATGAGCTTCGGCCTGAACTACGTGGCGCCGCTGTTGCCTGAACTGCTGGCGCTTTGCCCGGAACTGAAGGTCGATCTCACTTTCAACGACCGCACCATCGACCTGCTGGAAGAGGAGGTCGATGTTGCCATCCGCATCGGCGCGAATCTCGCCGACTCCACGCTAACCGCGCGGCGGCTGGCCCCGGTGCGCTCGATCACTTGCGCGGCCGAATCCTACCTGCGCAAGGCCGGCGTGCCGCTGAAACCCGACGATCTGCGCCAGCATGAATGCCTGCTCTACAAATATCTGCCCGAGCCCGGCCTCTGGCGTTACGAAGGCCCAGGCGGACCTTATGCTGTGAAGGTATCGGGCCGGCTGACCACCAACAACGGCGACTCGCTGCGCGACGCCGCGATCGCGGGGCATGGTATCGCCCGGTTACCCAGTTTCATTGTCGGCCCAGATATCGCCCAGAAGCGACTCGTGTCCCTGCTCGAAACCTACGAACCGGCGCCGCTGGGAATCTACGCCGTCTATCCGGCGCAGCGTTACCTGACGCCCAAGGTGCGCGCCTTCATCGACTTCTACGCCGGCCGTTTTGGCCCGGAGCCGCCCTGGGAGTGTGTTCTGGCCGACACAGCCCGGGCACGGAATGCATCCGGAAATATGAAATCGGCGTGA
- a CDS encoding pirin family protein — MIHVVPFDNLGRMNIDWLNSRFHFNFSGVAAPMGFGFGPLRVWNDDEIAAQSGFPMHGHRDMEIITYVTKGAISHEDSLGNKGRTPAGDVQVMSAGTGIMHSEFNAEDEMTHLFQIWIEPRQAKLKPRWDQAQFPKGDRANRLVPLASGEEAVLSANTGTLLIHQDATLFGALVEKGKSVTYEQKPDRMAYLVVAEGSVDVDGVTLKTRDGVAIAADTPVEIKAPEGAEFLLFDLPRPQQRPN, encoded by the coding sequence ATGATTCATGTTGTCCCCTTCGACAATCTCGGCCGGATGAACATCGACTGGCTGAACAGCCGCTTCCACTTCAACTTCTCGGGCGTTGCCGCGCCGATGGGCTTCGGCTTCGGTCCGCTGCGCGTGTGGAATGACGACGAGATCGCAGCGCAGTCTGGCTTCCCGATGCATGGCCATCGCGACATGGAGATCATCACCTATGTCACCAAGGGCGCGATCAGCCACGAAGACAGCCTGGGCAACAAGGGCCGCACCCCAGCCGGCGATGTGCAGGTGATGTCGGCCGGCACCGGCATCATGCATTCGGAGTTCAATGCCGAAGACGAGATGACGCATCTGTTCCAGATCTGGATCGAGCCGCGTCAGGCCAAGCTGAAGCCGCGCTGGGACCAGGCACAGTTCCCCAAGGGCGATCGCGCCAACCGTCTGGTGCCGCTGGCATCTGGCGAAGAGGCGGTGCTCTCGGCCAACACGGGCACGCTGCTGATCCATCAGGATGCCACCCTGTTCGGCGCGCTGGTCGAAAAGGGCAAGTCGGTGACCTACGAGCAGAAGCCTGATCGCATGGCTTATCTGGTGGTCGCCGAGGGCAGCGTGGATGTCGACGGTGTGACTTTGAAGACCCGCGATGGCGTGGCCATCGCTGCCGACACGCCGGTGGAGATCAAGGCGCCCGAAGGTGCGGAATTCCTGCTGTTCGACCTGCCGCGTCCGCAGCAGCGCCCGAACTGA
- the wrbA gene encoding NAD(P)H:quinone oxidoreductase has translation MTKVLVLYHSMYGHVEKMAEAVAAGAREVAGAQVTIKRVPETMPEEAFKKAGGKWDQAAPIADPAELADYDAIIFGTGTRFGNMTGQMRSFLDQTGGLWVKGALVGKVGSVFVSTGTGGGNETTASSFHTTLLHHGLVIVGLPYAIPETMDVSEVKGGSPLGAGTIAGADGSRSPSEKELKTARFQGKHVASIAAKLKA, from the coding sequence ATGACCAAGGTTCTCGTTCTTTATCATTCGATGTATGGCCACGTGGAAAAGATGGCCGAGGCTGTTGCCGCCGGCGCCCGCGAAGTAGCCGGCGCCCAGGTCACCATCAAGCGCGTACCCGAGACCATGCCGGAAGAGGCCTTCAAGAAGGCCGGCGGCAAATGGGATCAGGCGGCGCCAATCGCAGACCCGGCCGAACTGGCCGATTATGACGCCATCATCTTCGGCACCGGCACCCGCTTCGGCAACATGACCGGCCAGATGCGCAGCTTCCTCGACCAGACCGGCGGTCTGTGGGTGAAGGGCGCGCTGGTCGGCAAGGTCGGCAGCGTCTTCGTCTCGACCGGCACCGGCGGCGGCAATGAAACCACGGCGAGCAGCTTCCACACCACCCTGCTGCATCATGGCCTCGTGATCGTCGGCCTGCCTTACGCCATCCCGGAGACGATGGACGTCAGCGAAGTGAAGGGCGGTTCGCCGCTCGGCGCCGGCACCATCGCCGGTGCGGATGGCAGCCGCAGCCCGAGCGAGAAGGAACTCAAGACCGCCCGCTTCCAGGGCAAGCATGTGGCGAGCATCGCCGCAAAGCTGAAGGCTTAA
- a CDS encoding GNAT family N-acetyltransferase: MYPILPERLADAAQIDSLLDLAFGSDRTRKTVYRLREGVPHIKSLAFVVRDEDGVVLGSIRYWPVTIGEAATPAVMLGPVAVHPDYQGQGIGRALIRHSLYAATRLNHGLCILVGDKPYYEPFGFVNAADRGLEMPGWVERERFQAMELAAGALQGVGGLVGKPVKTGRKKAAA, encoded by the coding sequence ATGTACCCCATTCTGCCCGAGCGGCTCGCTGATGCCGCCCAGATCGACAGCCTGCTGGATCTCGCCTTCGGCTCGGATCGCACACGCAAGACCGTCTACCGGCTGCGCGAGGGCGTCCCGCATATCAAGTCGCTCGCCTTCGTGGTGCGTGACGAGGACGGCGTCGTGCTGGGCTCGATCCGTTACTGGCCGGTGACGATAGGTGAGGCGGCGACGCCGGCGGTGATGCTGGGGCCCGTCGCCGTACATCCGGATTACCAGGGCCAGGGCATTGGCCGGGCGCTGATCCGGCACAGCCTTTATGCCGCCACGCGGCTGAATCATGGCCTGTGCATCCTGGTCGGGGACAAGCCCTATTACGAACCCTTCGGCTTCGTGAATGCGGCTGATCGCGGCCTTGAGATGCCGGGTTGGGTGGAGCGTGAGCGGTTCCAGGCCATGGAGCTTGCGGCCGGTGCGCTGCAGGGTGTCGGCGGCCTGGTGGGCAAGCCCGTGAAAACCGGACGAAAGAAGGCCGCGGCTTAG